Proteins found in one Miscanthus floridulus cultivar M001 chromosome 4, ASM1932011v1, whole genome shotgun sequence genomic segment:
- the LOC136551693 gene encoding putative pumilio homolog 8, chloroplastic produces MSPPQEEHHEQEKQAGIKVGYDAPNDKLLEMMAGLSIYNQQSAVALPRLWEEDDAAAADRFSPAFLGPHRGIIDPRAYAPAPPIGREAGPSAPSQMHPESVRMPLPLPLPPCDRSVPDARARPFAEGRFRRSIARGPRNEPAVGMLPPGAIAAARGAHPGGHAYMAMAPPPYLHGGTAAVNRPNLFPGNEEALLLALSEETPESIVSYACDLLESRHGQRLFRLVLNHCSQQLRDRIVATITRDRKSFGSLCTRRPDEVVHIISSSETRRSMQLLGDAMLQWMTHNQMRYLLSDSKRLRVLHAFIVSSPPDIAQFIFEAVAQNCTRLAYQPNGLGLLQNCLERVSQKQKDDIFTQLSYQSLFLAQNSSGNWIVQDVLRKGDPSHIEIIASCLRNHYVTLVKNKYSSNVVEWCLRVFHEGERSVIVYEFISYPHFRDLVTDEFANFALSTALETCEVPLQNILANAILSQNIIVRNQHCTKIFSTLAKYGFM; encoded by the exons ATGTCGCCGCCGCAGGAGGAGCATCATGAGCAGGAGAAGCAAGCCGGCATCAAGGTGGGGTACGACGCGCCGAACGACAAGCTGCTTGAGATGATGGCGGGTCTTTCCATCTACAACCAGCAGTCCGCCGTGGCGCTGCCGCGGCTGTGGGAGGAggacgacgcggcggcggcggatcgcTTCTCACCTGCTTTTCTTGGGCCTCATCGCGGCATCATCGATCCGCGCGCGTACGCGCCGGCGCCTCCGATAGGGCGGGAAGCCGGTCCGTCAGCACCGTCGCAGATGCATCCTGAATCGGTGCggatgccgctgccgctgccgctgccgccctgCGACCGTAGCGTGCCCGACGCGCGGGCGCGGCCCTTCGCGGAAGGTCGATTTCGGCGCAGCATCGCTCGTGGGCCCCGGAACGAGCCGGCCGTGGGCATGCTCCCGCCTGGCGCAATCGCCGCAGCTCGCGGCGCCCACCCTGGCGGCCACGCGTAtatggccatggcgccgccgccttaCCTACACGGTGGCACCGCGGCTGTCAACCGCCCCAACTTGTTTCCTGGGAACGAGGAAGCCTTGCTCCTCGCGCTGTCGGAGGAAACCCCCGAGAGCATCGTGTCGTACGCCTGCGACCTCTTAGAGAGCAGACATGGGCAGCGGCTATTCCGTCTGGTCCTCAATCACTGCAGCCAGCAGCTGCGGGATCGGATCGTTGCTACGATCACCCGGGACAGGAAGAGTTTTGGTAGCCTTTGCACTCGGAG GCCAGATGAAGTAGTTCATATAATCAGTTCCAGTGAAACTCGGAGATCAATGCAGCTTCTTGGAGATGCCATGCTGCAATGGATGACACATAATCAGATGAGGTACCTCCTGTCGGATTCGAAAAGATTAAGAGTGCTGCATGCTTTCATAGTGAGCTCTCCTCCAGATATTGCTCAG TTCATTTTCGAAGCTGTTGCTCAAAATTGTACAAGACTTGCATATCAACCAAATGGACTGGGCCTACTACAAAATTGCCTAGAGCGTGTCAGCCAGAAGCAAAAGGATGATATTTTTACCCAACTCTCTTATCAGAGCCTTTTCCTTGCTCAAAATTCCAGTGG AAACTGGATTGTTCAGGATGTTCTGCGGAAGGGAGATCCCTCTCACATTGAAATCATTGCTTCCTGCCTTAGAAATCATTATGTGACACTCGTGAAAAATAAGTACAGCAGCAATGTTGTTGAATGGTGTTTAAGGGTATTCCATGAAGGAGAGAGATCGGTCATTGTATATGAATTCATTAGCTATCCACACTTTAGAGATCTGGTGACAGATGAGTTTGCTAATTTTGCTCTCTCTACTGCTCTTGAAACATGTGAG GTTCCCCTTCAAAACATTTTGGCGAATGCCATCCTTTCCCAAAATATCATCGTACGGAATCAACACTGTACGAAGATCTTTAGCACATTAGCCAAATATGGGTTTATGTAA